The Thomasclavelia ramosa DSM 1402 genome includes a region encoding these proteins:
- a CDS encoding glycosyltransferase family 4 protein, with protein sequence MKKLLFISNICKNITNFHTASLDAAIALGYEFHFAANFNNLPKETMDKYPNIHFHHIDLVRFPFNIRNVKAYEQLNNLIKKENISVIHCNTPIGGALGRLCGKKTKHIKIFYTAHGFHFYKGAPLVNNCIYKPMEKYLAHYSDVIITMNEEDYHVAKTMKLRKSGHVYKVNGVGINTTDYQNININKEDYRNWLSLENDDFVCIAMGDLIKRKNYEMALRGIALCKNPKIHYLICGNGPEKNNLQDLAKNLGIREQVHFLGYRTDIKELLAISDCFLFTSLQEGLPRSLMEAMASGLPCIISDIRGNRDLIINNVNGYLIKSIEDCTQKLEAIISDKQLAKKMQVKNLEVIKKYDFLKVRDQINEIYKTELLGNE encoded by the coding sequence TTGAAAAAGCTATTATTTATTTCTAATATATGTAAGAATATTACTAATTTTCATACAGCTTCATTAGATGCTGCCATTGCTTTAGGATATGAATTCCATTTTGCAGCCAATTTTAATAATCTGCCCAAAGAAACTATGGACAAATATCCAAATATACATTTTCATCATATAGATTTGGTTAGATTTCCATTTAATATTAGAAATGTTAAAGCATATGAACAACTAAATAATTTAATAAAAAAAGAAAATATTTCTGTAATTCATTGTAATACCCCAATAGGCGGAGCATTAGGAAGACTTTGCGGGAAGAAAACAAAACATATCAAGATATTTTATACTGCACATGGTTTTCATTTTTATAAGGGTGCACCATTGGTAAATAATTGTATATATAAACCCATGGAAAAATATTTAGCACATTATTCTGATGTGATTATAACTATGAATGAGGAAGATTATCATGTTGCTAAAACTATGAAATTAAGAAAAAGTGGGCATGTATATAAAGTAAATGGAGTGGGTATAAATACAACTGATTACCAAAATATTAATATTAACAAAGAAGATTATAGAAATTGGTTATCTTTAGAAAATGATGACTTTGTTTGCATTGCAATGGGAGATTTAATTAAACGAAAAAATTATGAAATGGCACTTAGAGGAATTGCATTATGTAAAAATCCTAAAATTCATTATTTGATTTGTGGCAATGGACCCGAGAAAAATAATTTACAAGATTTAGCCAAAAATTTAGGTATTCGAGAACAAGTACATTTTTTAGGTTATAGGACGGATATAAAAGAATTATTAGCAATCTCAGATTGCTTTTTGTTTACGTCGTTACAAGAGGGGTTACCTAGATCTTTAATGGAAGCAATGGCAAGTGGATTACCTTGTATTATAAGTGATATTAGGGGAAATAGAGATTTAATAATAAATAATGTAAATGGATATTTAATTAAAAGCATTGAAGACTGTACCCAGAAATTGGAAGCTATAATTAGTGACAAACAATTAGCAAAAAAAATGCAAGTTAAAAATTTAGAAGTAATAAAAAAATATGATTTTTTGAAAGTAAGGGATCAGATTAATGAAATATACAAAACAGAATTATTAGGTAATGAATAG
- a CDS encoding sugar transferase, with the protein MYKFLKRIMDFIISLISIVMLMPFLFIIALLIKLDDKDNIFYSAERIGKDCKKIKMYKFRTMKENCEDIRNADGSTYNSEDDPRVTKIGKVLRKTSLDELPQLFNVLIGEMSIIGPRASEWNSLNDYLPEELDKMKVKPGITGYTQAYYRNSLSLRDKRKYDVWYANNMGFLLDTKIFFKTIITVLKKENIYTNTKKRGKL; encoded by the coding sequence ATGTATAAATTTTTAAAAAGAATAATGGATTTTATTATTTCATTAATTAGTATAGTAATGTTGATGCCTTTTTTGTTTATCATAGCCTTACTGATAAAATTAGATGATAAGGATAACATTTTTTATAGTGCTGAAAGAATTGGCAAAGATTGTAAAAAAATAAAAATGTATAAGTTTAGAACGATGAAGGAAAACTGCGAAGATATACGTAATGCGGATGGAAGTACTTATAATTCTGAGGATGATCCTAGAGTCACTAAAATAGGTAAAGTTTTAAGAAAAACAAGTTTAGATGAATTACCACAATTATTTAATGTGTTAATTGGTGAAATGAGTATAATTGGTCCAAGAGCAAGTGAATGGAATTCTTTAAACGATTACTTACCAGAGGAATTAGATAAAATGAAAGTTAAACCAGGAATAACAGGATATACGCAAGCGTACTATAGAAATAGTTTATCTTTAAGGGATAAAAGAAAGTATGATGTTTGGTATGCTAATAATATGGGCTTTTTACTAGATACTAAGATTTTTTTTAAAACTATTATTACAGTTTTGAAAAAGGAAAATATTTATACAAATACTAAGAAAAGGGGGAAATTGTAA
- a CDS encoding acetyltransferase, with protein MEIKEKIIILGATKYSFMIHDMIESEHKYTILCHTVSKKDVNKYNNICFKNDTKLVPFEELTSCFKYEKIKILNTIGYSNMNRTRQAMSEKCLELGYQLINFISDKAIVSSNKIGVGNIVFPGAYIGTNVTLGDNNVIYAGSVLTHDITIYNNNFIAANSTIGGEVVINNNCFIGMGAVIKNRLEINDYSLIGAGSYVQRNVGFKQVVVPAKSLILDKNSDEIKLIKK; from the coding sequence ATGGAGATAAAAGAAAAAATTATAATATTGGGCGCTACAAAGTACTCATTTATGATACATGATATGATTGAAAGTGAGCATAAATATACAATTTTATGCCACACCGTAAGTAAAAAAGATGTTAATAAATATAATAATATTTGCTTTAAAAATGATACAAAGTTAGTACCTTTTGAAGAATTAACTTCCTGCTTTAAGTATGAAAAAATTAAGATATTGAATACAATTGGATATAGCAATATGAATAGAACACGTCAGGCTATGAGTGAGAAATGTTTGGAATTAGGTTATCAATTGATTAATTTTATTAGTGATAAAGCAATTGTTTCGTCAAACAAAATTGGTGTGGGCAATATTGTTTTTCCAGGCGCATATATTGGAACTAATGTAACGTTGGGAGATAATAATGTTATTTATGCAGGTAGTGTACTTACTCACGATATCACTATCTATAATAATAATTTTATTGCAGCAAATAGCACTATTGGAGGCGAAGTAGTTATAAACAACAATTGTTTTATTGGTATGGGCGCGGTAATAAAAAACAGGTTAGAAATTAATGATTATTCGTTAATTGGAGCTGGATCATATGTACAAAGGAATGTGGGTTTTAAACAAGTTGTTGTACCAGCAAAATCACTAATATTGGACAAAAATAGTGATGAAATAAAATTGATAAAAAAATAG